In one Vanessa tameamea isolate UH-Manoa-2023 chromosome 10, ilVanTame1 primary haplotype, whole genome shotgun sequence genomic region, the following are encoded:
- the LOC113404533 gene encoding acyl-CoA Delta-9 desaturase-like — MPPQGQQTGSWVLFESDLNKDATTPIVPPSAEKRKWEIVWRNVILFVFLHIGGVYGAYLFLTKAMWTTRLFAVILYLCSGLGITAGAHRLWAHKSYKAKLPLRILLTIFNTIAFQDSVLDWARDHRMHHKYSETDADPHNATRGFFFSHVGWLLVRKHREIKEKGHTIDMSDLKADPVLRFQKKYYLILMPLACFILPSIIPTLWGESLWNGYFVCAIFRYVYVLNVTWLVNSAAHKWGSKPYDKNINPVETKSVSLVVLGEGFHNYHHTFPWDYKTAELGEYSLNLSKLFIDTMSIIGWAYDLKTVSSDVIMKRVKRTGDGSHKEWGYEELNDSSQTKISQD, encoded by the exons ATGCCTCCTCAAGGGCAACAGACGGGATCATGGGTTCTATTCGAGTCGGATTTGAACAAAGACGCCACCACGCCGATCGTCCCACCTTCGGCTGAGAAGAGGAAATGGGAGATTGTTTGGAGAAATGTGATACTTTTCGTCTTTCTCCATATAGGAGGAGTCTATGGCGCCTATCTCTTTCTAACAAAAGCAATGTGGACTACTCGTCTGTTtg CGGTGATACTTTACCTGTGCTCCGGCCTTGGTATCACAGCGGGCGCGCACAGACTATGGGCACACAAGTCTTACAAAGCTAAACTTCCCTTGCGTATACTACTGACTATTTTCAACACAATAGCTTTTCAG GACTCCGTACTGGACTGGGCCAGAGACCACAGAATGCACCACAAATACTCCGAAACTGACGCAGATCCACATAATGCGACACGTGGTTTCTTCTTCTCGCATGTTGGATGGCTGCTTGTCAGGAAACATAGGGAAATCAAAGAGAAAGGCCACACCATCGACATGAGTGATCTGAAGGCTGATCCTGTTCTACGGTTCCAGAAAAA GTACTATCTGATCCTGATGCCGTTGGCGTGTTTCATTTTACCTTCAATCATTCCTACGCTTTGGGGAGAATCGTTATGGAACGGATACTTTGTGTGTGCTATCTTCCGATACGTTTACGTTTTGAATGTAACTTGGTTAGTCAACTCCGCGGCTCACAAGTGGGGCAGCAAGCCTTACGACAAGAACATCAACCCTGTTGAAACGAAATCTGTGTCATTAGTAGTACTCGGAGAAGGTTTCCATAACTACCACCACACATTTCCATGGGACTACAAAACCGCTGAACTTGGTGAATATTCGTTAAACTTATCGAAGTTATTCATTGACACAATGTCTATAATCGGCTGGGCATACGACCTAAAAACCGTGTCGAGTGACGTCATAATGAAAAGAGTCAAAAGAACAGGCGACGGCTCTCACAAGGAATGGGGCTACGAAGAACTTAACGACTCGTCACAAACCAAAATTAGTcaggattaa